CTTCGACCCGGTCAGGAACGGTCAGGACGATGTAGTCATCCCCCCCGACATGCCCGACAAGGTCGTGCGCATCCCCCTTGCGGTTTGCAATGCGCTTGATAAGGCCAGCGACTTCGGCCAGAACCGCACTGCCGGCATGGTATCCATACCGATCTCCGTACGCCTTGAAATGGTCGAGGTCAATATACATGTGGGCAAAAGAAAGCCCCTGCTGGATTCGATGATCCAACTCCCGGTCGATGGCAAGATTTCCCGGCAGATGGGTCAGGGGGTTGGCATCCAGGTGCAATTTTTCCAGTTCGCCGAGCTTGTGCCCCATCAGCATGAACTCGCGGGCCAGGGCGCCGAATTCATCCCGGCTGCGGATGTCGATCGGGTGATCGAAGCTTCCTGCCGCTATTTGCTCGGTTGCCCGAGTCAATGCCCCCAGGGACCGGTGAATTCCTAAGATGACCATAACGGCGACGGGCGCAGAGCAGAGAAAACCGAGGAAGGCCAGAAGAAAGGTAATCCTGTAGGCTTTAGCGCTCGCGGTCGGCAGGTCGTCCAGGGTTGCTTCAATGACAGCCGTTTTTTCCGCGGTAAAGGTTTCCAGTCGGTCGGCCAGCATGGTCCGCCGGGGGGCCAGGGTTTCCGCGGCGAATTTTCGGGCATCCTCATACATCCGGCCAGTCAGGAAATGCAGTTCCTGCCTTCCACCCTTTTCGGCCTCGATCATCAGCGGTTCCAGGGAGTTCATGCCCTCGGGGGAGGCGGCAGCGAGAGCTGCCCGGGTGCTGGAGAATTCTTCATGCCGCTGCCCGAGTATTTCAAGGAGAGCATCATCTTCAAGGAGCAGGAACTGCTGTTCGATCCGTTCCTGGGCCAAAAGATTGTTCCGGAGGTCCCGGATCAGTTCGAGGGCACTGATGTCCCGTTTGACAAGTTGCTCCGCCCGGCGGGTTTGGGAATGCAAACTGGTCAGAGCATAGGCCAGGGCGACCATGCTGAAGAATGCCAAGACCAGATACCCGGCAGAGATTTTGGTGGTGACGCTGAATCGAGCGGGCATGGATCCTTCACGTCGGGGACCGAAAATGGAGCCGTTCCCGGGGAATTGGGGAAGCCTCAGGAGAAGAGCACCCCTGTCTTTTCCCCTCCCGCGCCAGGCCGCCGCTGAAAATGGCGGTAAGCCTCAGGAGTGACGGTCCGTCCCCGGGGGGTGCGATTCAGATAGCCTTGCTGAATGAGGAAGGGCTCTATAACGTCCTCGATCGTATCCTTCTCTTCGCCGATGGCCGCCGCCAGTGTTTCCAATCCCACCGGACCGCCGGCAAATTTGTCGATGATGGTCAGCAGCAGCAATCTGTCCATGTGGTCGAAGCCGCAGTTGTCGACTTCCAGACGGGTCAGAGCCATGTCGGCCAACGCGCGGTCGATGCCGCCGTCGCCTTTGACCTGGGCGAAGTCCCGGACCCGCCGCAGCAGGCGGTTGGCGATACGCGGAGTCCCGCGGCTGCGGCGGGCGATTTCCAGGGCGCCGGCCTCGTCGACAGGAATGCCGAGAATGCCGGCACTGCGACGGACGATGACGGCCAGTTCCTCATGCCGGTAGAATTCGAGGCGGCTGATGACGCCGAAACGGTCCCGCAACGGCGAGGAAAGCAGCCCGGCTCGGGTGGTTGCACCCACCAGGGTGAAGCGGGGGATATCGAGCTTGATGGTGCGTGCCGATGGCCCCTGGCCGATCATGATGTCGAGCTGGTAGTCCTCCATGGCCGGATAGAGGATCTCTTCAACCACCGGGGAGAGGCGGTGAATTTCGTCGATAAAAAGGACGTCGCCGGCCTCCAGATTGGTGAGGACGGCCGCCAGGTCCCCCGGCTTCTCAATGACCGGGCCGGAAGTGCTCTTGATGCTGACGCCCATCTCCGCGGCGATGATGTTGGCCAGGGTCGTCTTCCCCAGGCCCGGCGGACCGTAAAAAAGGACATGATCGAGGGCCTCCCGCCGTTGGCGGGCCGCATCGATGAAAATCTGCAGGTTTTCCTTGGCCTTGGTCTGGCCAATGTACTCGTTCAAGGTGCGCGGACGCAGGGATGCATCGAAACGGTCGTCGTCACCGGCGGTGGCAGGAGAAATCAGGCGGTCGGACATAGAACAAAGTCCAAGGTTAAGGGCTGAAGGCTGAAGGATATAGCATTTCCTTTCGCCTTTAGCCGGGTTTATCGTACCAGGACTCTAAGGGCACCCTTGAGAACTTCTTCCAGGGATGCGCCGGTAGGGATTTCGAGGGATTCAAGGACCTTGCGTGCCTGGTTCTCCTTGTAGCCGAGGTTGATCAGGGCGGACAGGATGTCTTCGAGAGGGTCGGCTGGCAGCGTTGGGGCGCCGGCAAGCGGCGTCCGGGGTGCCGGCGGGCCGGCTTTCAGGATTTTTTCCTTGAGCTCCAGCACCAGCCGTTCGGCGGTTTTTTTGCCGATTCCCGGCAGGGCGGAGAGTCGCTTCACGTCGCCAGCGGCCAGGGCCGTCCGGAGGTCGCCGGCGGGAATGTGGGAGAGAATGTTCACTGCCAGCTTCGGCCCGACGCCAGAGACAGCCAGCAACTGGCCGAACAGTTCCTTCTCTGCGACAGTCAGGAAGCCGAACAGGTGGATGGCATCCTCCCGGACGTGAGTGTGGACGTGCAGACGGACGTCGCCTTCCTCCGGCAGGGCATAATAGGTGGAAAGGGGGATGAGCAGACGATACCCGACCCCGCCGACGTCGATGATGACATGATCGAAAGACTTGTAGGCAAGGTGTCCGGAGAGTAGTGCAATCATGGAAACCCGTGAGGTGTGAAGGGTGAAGAAGGAGGGGCTATTCCGCTCATCTCGCCGCCGGTCAGCAGCGTCTGGCCGCCGCCTGAAGACGGCCCGCCAGTCCGCAGCTGTGGGCGTGACAGATGGCCACGGCCAAGGCGTCGGAAGCATCCTCCTGAGCGATTTCCGGCAGATTCATCAGCGCCCGAACCATCTGCTGCACCTGCGGTTTGGCCGCCTTGCCGTAGCCGACGACCGCACTCTTGACCTGCATGGCGGTGTATTCGTGCACCGGCAATCCGGCGTTTACGCCCGCCAGCAGGGCGACTCCGCGAGCATGACCGAGCTTGAGGGCGGAAAGCACGTTGCGGGAGACGAATATCTGCTCGACGGCTACTGCCTCCGGGGCGAACTCGGCGATGAGCCGGGTCAGGCTGTCGTGAATAGCCTTCAAGCGCAGCGGCAGTTCATCGCCGCTGCGGGTGCAGATGGCCCCGTTGTCAAGATGGACCAGTCGGTTGCCCTGCTTCTCGATGAGGCCGTAACCGGTGATCCGGGTGCCGGGGTCGATCCCTAAAATTCTCATAAAATCCGGCAAAAGGCCAAGGGCGAAGGGCTAAAGGGAAAAGACATCAGGGATCTACCTTGTGTCTTGAGCCCAGAGCCTTTTGCCGGGTTTATCCCATAACCTTCTCGATTTCCTCGTCGGAGATATCGAAATTGGCGTAGACATTCTGCACGTCGTCGTTGTCTTCAAGCTTGTCCATCAGCTTGAGCATCTGTTCAGCCGGTTTCCCCTCCAGCTTGACCATGGTCTGGGGGAGCATGGTGATTTCCGCCGTTTCCCATTTGAGGCCTTTGGTTGCCAGGGCTTCCCGGACTTCGATGAAGTCGGCGGGGTCGGTGAGAACCTCGTAGGCATCCCCTTCGTCCTTGACGTCCTCGGCACCGACTTCCAGGGCAGCTTCGAATATGGCATCGAAATCCTGGTCGGTGGAGAAGGAGATCAGGCCCTTGCGGTCAAACAGGAAGGCCACTGAGCCATTCACCCCGAGGCTGCCATTGTGCTTGCTGAAAATGTGTCGCACGTCGGCTACCGTGCGGGTACGGTTGTCGGTCATGAACTCGACGATGACCGCGACGCCGCCGGGGCCGTAGCCCTCGAAGGTTCCTTCCTCGTAGTTGACCCCCTCGAGATCCCCGGTCCCTTTTTTGATCGCCCGCTCTATGGTGTCCCTGGGCATGTTTTCGCTCTTGGCCTTGTCGATTGCGGTACGCAGGCGGGCGTTGGTCCCGGGGTCACCTCCGCCGATTTTGGCGGCAATGGTGATCTCCTTGATCAGTTTGGTGAAGATTTTGCCGCGTTTGGCGTCCTGGGCGCCCTTGCGGTGCTTGATGTTGGCCCACTTGCTGTGTCCTGCCATGGTGCGATGACTCCTTATTCGGTTTCTGGTCGATCCGCCTTCCGCGAAAGGCGCCTCATGTTAGCATGAAGAAAGCCGGGCGGACAAGGGGTTTCCGGAAAACGCACGCCGCCTCGCCAATGCCATTTTTTATCTGTCCGGGCACAATGGCAGGCTGAAAAATAACCCTCCGGCCGGCCAGTTGGTAGAGGGCGAAGGGTTCAGAGTTCAAGAATCACCGGCAGAATCATCGGCCGGCGCTGCAGCGTGCGGTTGAAGAAGCGACGTAAGGCCTTGCGCACCTCCACCCGAATCTCCTCCCAGTCTGTGACCGCCTCAAGGCTGTGCTCGGCGAGGGCCTCACGCACCGCGGCGCGGGCCTGCTCCAGGTAGCCGGCGCTCTCATTCTCGGGAACGAAGCCGCGGGTCAGCAGTTCGGGACCGAAGAGGATCTCGCCGCTCTTCTGGTTGAGGGCGAGCAGGACGACGACCATGCCGTGGTTGGCCAGGTGCCGCCGGTCCCGCAGCTGCATGACGCCGACGTCGCCGACCCCCTTGCCGTCAACGAAGATCCGCCCTGACTCCACCCGCTCCTCCAGGCGCAGACCGTTGCAGGAAACCACCAGCGGCCGGCCGTTTTCCAGCACCACCGCCTGTTCCGGCGCCACCCCCATCTGCCGGGCCAGCTGTGCGTGCTTGACCAGGTGGCGATACTCACCGTGCACCGGGACGAAGAAGCGGGGGCGGGTCAGGGCGAGAACCGTCTTGAGCTCCTCGCGGCTGGCGTGGCCGGAGACATGGATCTCGCTGGTCGTCTCGTAGAAGACTTCAGCGCCCCGCCGGTAGAGATGATTGATGAGCTCACTGATCGCCTTCTCGTTCCCGGGGATGAACTTCGAGGAGAGGATGACGGTGTCCCCCGCTTCCAGCGCGATCTGCTTGTGGTCGTCCATGGCGATGCGGGTGAGGGCGCTCATTGGCTCCCCCTGGCTGCCGGTGGTCAGAATGAGCACCTGTTCGCGGGGCAACTCCCGCATCTGGCGCAGCTCGATCAGGGCGTCGTCGGGAATGGCCAGGTAGCCAAGCTGGCGGGCGATGGAGGTGTTGGTCACCATGCTGCGACCGTTGACGAAGATTTTGCGGCCGCAGGCCAGCGCTGCATCGACCACCTGCTGGATGCGGTGGATGTTGGAGGAAAAGGTGGCGACGATGATGCGGCCGGGGCAGTGCGGCATGATCTCGGCGAAGGCCTCACCCACCGTCCTCTCCGAGAGGGTATGTCCCTCCCGCTCGACGTTGGTGGAGTCGGCCATCAGCAGCAGTACCCCCTCTTCGCCGTAGGCCGCCAGGCGGCCGAGGTCGGTCGGCTGACCGTCTACCGGCGTCGGGTCGAGCTTGAAGTCGCCGGTGTGGACAATGAGCCCGGCGGGGGTGCGAATTGCCAGCCCGGCGCCGTCGACGATGGAGTGGGCGGCGCGGTAGAATTCCACCTGGAAGGGATCGAGGTCGATGTTCTGGCGCGGGTAGACCCTGTTGAGGCTCGCCCGCTGCGCCAGGCCGTGCTCCTCCAGTTTCCCCTGCAGCAGGCCGATGGTCAGACCGGTGCCGTAGATTGGCGGATTGCCGAGCTGCTCAAGCAGAAAGGGGATCGCGCCGATATGGTCCTCGTGGCCGTGGGTCAGCAGCAGCGCGCGGATATCCTGCTGCCGACCGGCCAGCGCCGAAATGTCGGGGAGGACGAGATCGATCCCGAGCATGTAGGCCTCCGGGAACATCAGTCCGCAGTCGATCAGCAGAATCCGGCCACGGCACTCCAGAGCCATCATGTTGAGACCGATCTCGCCCAGCCCCCCGAGGGGGAGCAGGCGGACGGCGTCGGGATGCAGAGGGTCGAGGTCCATGGTCAAAGGTCCCAGGTTAAAGGTCCCGAGGTCCGAGGCCCGAGTCACAGCTTCTCACTTAGCGCTCCGGCGATGGGCCGCCGCACCGCTTCCATCAGCGCGTCGCGCCCGGCGGGAGTGGTGCCGGCCGTCGGAACGGCGGGGAAAAGGGTGACCCGGATGTGGCCGCCGCGGATCCAGCGGGTGTACTTCGGCATGACGTCGTGGCTGCCGCAGATGGCGACCGGGACGATCGGCGCTGCCGCGTTGATGGCGAGCACGAAGCCACCCTTCTTGAAGGGGAGCAGGGCGCCGTCCGGGGAGCGGGTCCCTTCGGGAAAGACGATGACCGAGGTCCCTTCGCTGATGCGCCGGGCCGCCTCCGTCATGCTCCGGATCGCTTTCTTGTGGTCGGAGCGGTCAACGGGAATGTAGCCGGTGCGGCGCATGGCGAAGCCGAACAGGGGGATGCGGAAGAGTTCCTCCTTGGCCAGCCAGCGGAACTGGACCGGCAGCCCGGCGTATAGGGCAAGGATGTCGAAGTTGCTCTGGTGATTCGGCATGTAGACGGCGGCGCCCAGGGGCAGGTGTTCGTGCCCCTCGACCGTCAGGCGCACTCCGGCCAGGAACAGGCCGACCCGGGCCCAGAATCGGGCATAGGTGTGCAGGTAGTCGGGGCTGAGAAAGGAGACGGGAACGCCGGTCAGGATGACGAAGAGGGTCCAGGGAATGAAAATGAGGTAGAAAAAGAGGGTGCGCAGCATTCCGTCCGTCCTCCGCGAGTCTTTGGCCGCGCCAGTCTAAGGGAGAGGTGCGGGGGGAGTCAAACTTTTTCCGGCAAGGCGGTCAACGGCTAAGCCCCTTTACACCCCCGCCGATTTCCGCTAGACTCATCCGCACTCAATTCAAGGAGGGAGCATCATGTCTGTCAACAAAGTGATCCTCGTCGGCAACCTCGGTAAAGACCCCGAACTGCGCTACACCCCTGCGGGTGCGGCGGTGGCGACCTTTTCGCTGGCCACCTCGGAGCGGTACAAGGACAAAAGCGGCGAGATGCAGGAGAAAACTGAGTGGCACAACATCGTCGCCTGGCGTCAGCTCGCCGAGATCTGCGGCAAGTTCCTGCACAAAGGGAAGCAGGTCTACATCGAGGGACGCATTCAGACGCGTTCTTACGATGACAAGGACGGCAACAAACGCTACATCACCGAGATCGTCGCCGACCAGATGCAGATGCTGGGGCGCGCCGGTGAGGAGAACGGCGGTCAGGCCCGTTCCGGCGGCGAGTCCCGCCAGAGCCGTCCGATGGCGCAGGCTGCTTCAAGGAGCACTCCCGCCTACGAGGATTTCGCGGATCCCCCGTTCAATCCCGACGACGACATTCCGTTTTAATTTTGAGTTGTCTTTGAGGCACAGACTGTCCAGGCGAGGAGTGATCCTCGCCTTTTTCTTTGCGCGGGAGCTTGACCGGGACGGCATTCGGCGTTTAAGTTTAGGCAGGCGGCACATCATCCGGGGAGCGTGATCATGGACGACATGCTGAAGCAGGCCAGAAACCTGCTCTCAACCGATCCGAAGCTCGCTGATCTGCAGGTCCGCGAGGCGTCGGGAGAGTTGCACCTGTTGCGCGGCGACGACTGCTTCGCTCGGCTCATCCCGGGTGAGTGGGAGGGGGTCTGGCGGATGGAAGTCTTCCGCAACCTGGAGCGGTGGGAATGCCTCGATTTTCAGGGAACCCTGGAGGAGTGCCTGGTTTTCCTGACCGAGAACCCGCACTATCTCTTCTGGGAGGGGTGATTCGCGGCGGTGCAATGTTGTGTGCAAAGTCGTTGCGCCGCTCTGCCGATTCTGTTAACGTCGTACGTCTAACACGCCAGGGATGAATGAGAAATATGCTGGAAGAGCGCAGACGGCGGCTCAGGGAGGCGCTGCGCGACCCTGATGAGGGGGTGCGCCAAGCGGCTGCCGAAGCCTTGGAAAAACTTGAGTCCGTGCAGGAAATCGAGCAGGTACTGGCCACCCTGAAGGCCGGCAACAGAGGCGCCAGGGTAAAGGCGCTCTATGCTCTGGAGCGGATCAACTCACCGCAGGTTTTCCCCCCGCTGCTGGCTGCACTCAAAAGCTCGGATCCCGATCTGCGGGCGGCGGCCAT
This sequence is a window from Desulfuromonadales bacterium. Protein-coding genes within it:
- a CDS encoding diguanylate cyclase, with the protein product MPARFSVTTKISAGYLVLAFFSMVALAYALTSLHSQTRRAEQLVKRDISALELIRDLRNNLLAQERIEQQFLLLEDDALLEILGQRHEEFSSTRAALAAASPEGMNSLEPLMIEAEKGGRQELHFLTGRMYEDARKFAAETLAPRRTMLADRLETFTAEKTAVIEATLDDLPTASAKAYRITFLLAFLGFLCSAPVAVMVILGIHRSLGALTRATEQIAAGSFDHPIDIRSRDEFGALAREFMLMGHKLGELEKLHLDANPLTHLPGNLAIDRELDHRIQQGLSFAHMYIDLDHFKAYGDRYGYHAGSAVLAEVAGLIKRIANRKGDAHDLVGHVGGDDYIVLTVPDRVEEMARELIEEFDRKVPDFYSQEDRQAGYFVAKDRFGVEREFPLLSISIAIILSQNLEFSSQQAFSRECAKMKEYLKTLPGSNYLINRRKKI
- the ruvB gene encoding Holliday junction branch migration DNA helicase RuvB; translated protein: MSDRLISPATAGDDDRFDASLRPRTLNEYIGQTKAKENLQIFIDAARQRREALDHVLFYGPPGLGKTTLANIIAAEMGVSIKSTSGPVIEKPGDLAAVLTNLEAGDVLFIDEIHRLSPVVEEILYPAMEDYQLDIMIGQGPSARTIKLDIPRFTLVGATTRAGLLSSPLRDRFGVISRLEFYRHEELAVIVRRSAGILGIPVDEAGALEIARRSRGTPRIANRLLRRVRDFAQVKGDGGIDRALADMALTRLEVDNCGFDHMDRLLLLTIIDKFAGGPVGLETLAAAIGEEKDTIEDVIEPFLIQQGYLNRTPRGRTVTPEAYRHFQRRPGAGGEKTGVLFS
- the ruvA gene encoding Holliday junction branch migration protein RuvA: MIALLSGHLAYKSFDHVIIDVGGVGYRLLIPLSTYYALPEEGDVRLHVHTHVREDAIHLFGFLTVAEKELFGQLLAVSGVGPKLAVNILSHIPAGDLRTALAAGDVKRLSALPGIGKKTAERLVLELKEKILKAGPPAPRTPLAGAPTLPADPLEDILSALINLGYKENQARKVLESLEIPTGASLEEVLKGALRVLVR
- the ruvC gene encoding crossover junction endodeoxyribonuclease RuvC; the protein is MRILGIDPGTRITGYGLIEKQGNRLVHLDNGAICTRSGDELPLRLKAIHDSLTRLIAEFAPEAVAVEQIFVSRNVLSALKLGHARGVALLAGVNAGLPVHEYTAMQVKSAVVGYGKAAKPQVQQMVRALMNLPEIAQEDASDALAVAICHAHSCGLAGRLQAAARRC
- a CDS encoding YebC/PmpR family DNA-binding transcriptional regulator; the encoded protein is MAGHSKWANIKHRKGAQDAKRGKIFTKLIKEITIAAKIGGGDPGTNARLRTAIDKAKSENMPRDTIERAIKKGTGDLEGVNYEEGTFEGYGPGGVAVIVEFMTDNRTRTVADVRHIFSKHNGSLGVNGSVAFLFDRKGLISFSTDQDFDAIFEAALEVGAEDVKDEGDAYEVLTDPADFIEVREALATKGLKWETAEITMLPQTMVKLEGKPAEQMLKLMDKLEDNDDVQNVYANFDISDEEIEKVMG
- a CDS encoding ribonuclease J — translated: MDLDPLHPDAVRLLPLGGLGEIGLNMMALECRGRILLIDCGLMFPEAYMLGIDLVLPDISALAGRQQDIRALLLTHGHEDHIGAIPFLLEQLGNPPIYGTGLTIGLLQGKLEEHGLAQRASLNRVYPRQNIDLDPFQVEFYRAAHSIVDGAGLAIRTPAGLIVHTGDFKLDPTPVDGQPTDLGRLAAYGEEGVLLLMADSTNVEREGHTLSERTVGEAFAEIMPHCPGRIIVATFSSNIHRIQQVVDAALACGRKIFVNGRSMVTNTSIARQLGYLAIPDDALIELRQMRELPREQVLILTTGSQGEPMSALTRIAMDDHKQIALEAGDTVILSSKFIPGNEKAISELINHLYRRGAEVFYETTSEIHVSGHASREELKTVLALTRPRFFVPVHGEYRHLVKHAQLARQMGVAPEQAVVLENGRPLVVSCNGLRLEERVESGRIFVDGKGVGDVGVMQLRDRRHLANHGMVVVLLALNQKSGEILFGPELLTRGFVPENESAGYLEQARAAVREALAEHSLEAVTDWEEIRVEVRKALRRFFNRTLQRRPMILPVILEL
- a CDS encoding lysophospholipid acyltransferase family protein, translated to MLRTLFFYLIFIPWTLFVILTGVPVSFLSPDYLHTYARFWARVGLFLAGVRLTVEGHEHLPLGAAVYMPNHQSNFDILALYAGLPVQFRWLAKEELFRIPLFGFAMRRTGYIPVDRSDHKKAIRSMTEAARRISEGTSVIVFPEGTRSPDGALLPFKKGGFVLAINAAAPIVPVAICGSHDVMPKYTRWIRGGHIRVTLFPAVPTAGTTPAGRDALMEAVRRPIAGALSEKL
- a CDS encoding single-stranded DNA-binding protein, which gives rise to MSVNKVILVGNLGKDPELRYTPAGAAVATFSLATSERYKDKSGEMQEKTEWHNIVAWRQLAEICGKFLHKGKQVYIEGRIQTRSYDDKDGNKRYITEIVADQMQMLGRAGEENGGQARSGGESRQSRPMAQAASRSTPAYEDFADPPFNPDDDIPF
- a CDS encoding HEAT repeat domain-containing protein, which codes for MRNMLEERRRRLREALRDPDEGVRQAAAEALEKLESVQEIEQVLATLKAGNRGARVKALYALERINSPQVFPPLLAALKSSDPDLRAAAIQVLGAKKEPKTLGPLVKHLKDPAPAVRVHAAEALANFADSRLVPYLIAVLAEAD